In Bactrocera oleae isolate idBacOlea1 chromosome 3, idBacOlea1, whole genome shotgun sequence, a genomic segment contains:
- the LOC106619398 gene encoding endothelial lipase: MRAFNAISTVILLQIYQHSLCANPIQGLFDPKCFVAKSECPNENVTFWLYTNATSNAPVQLDPLKLQKTDFPVRRPVKILIHGYTGHRDFAPNTFIRPMLLQHEDVYVISPDYGPLVREPCYTSAVQNLPLAARCLAQLLNNLIDQDIVQNEDLHVIGFSLGAQVAGQTANYVKKKLLRITGLDPAKPLFITAGNERKLSKDDADFVDVIHTDVLGRGMMHPMGHVDFYPNFGYIQPGCDVEAEPGSCNHERAPRFYAESINPKQEFWSSRCTNWLYFVLNICGVDSNDARMGYHVDESLTGIYFLKTSNSTPFALGRIKDKLPGLQPNWRANYELDMLNEKACDQLLMCRFLRYGAEYGMDADVPPDFS, from the exons ATGCGCGCTTTCAACGCCATTTCAACGGTTATATTATTGCAAA tttatcaGCATTCGTTGTGCGCCAACCCGATACAGGGTCTTTTCGATCCAAAATGTTTTGTCGCGAAAAGTGAGTGTCCCAATGAGAATGTCACCTTCTGGTTGTACACAAA CGCAACGTCAAATGCACCCGTGCAACTAGATCCGCTCAAACTACAAAAAACCGATTTTCCCGTGCGTCGACCCGTCAAAATACTCATACACGGCTATACAGGACATCGTGACTTTGCGCCGAACACCTTTATAAGACCGATGCTGCTGCAGCATGAAGATGTCTATGTCATCTCACCCGATTATGGACCGCTGGTGCGCGAACCTTGCTACACGTCGGCTGTGCAAAATCTACCCTTGGCTGCGCGTTGTCTAGCGCAATTGCTCAACAATCTGATCGATCAGGATATCGTGCAAAATGAAGACTTACACGTGATTGGTTTTAGTCTGGGTGCACAAGTGGCTGGTCAAACGGCGAATTATGTGAAAAAGAAATTGCTACGCATAACTG GGCTGGATCCTGCAAAGCCTCTGTTCATCACCGCTGGCAATGAGCGCAAGTTGAGTAAAGATGATGCGGATTTTGTGGACGTCATACATACTGATGTGCTGGGGCGCGGTATGATGCATCCGATGGGTCATGTTGACTTTTATCCGAATTTCGGTTATATACAACCCGGTTGTGATGTGGAGGCAG AACCCGGCAGCTGTAATCACGAACGTGCACCTCGTTTCTATGCCGAATCAATCAATCCGAAACAGGAATTCTGGAGCAGCCGTTGTACGAATTGGCTGTATTTTGTGTTAAACATATGCGGCGTGGACTCGAATGATGCGAGAATGGGCTATCATGTTGATGAAAG cCTCACAGGCATATACTTTCTCAAAACCTCGAACTCTACACCGTTTGCGCTCGGTCGCATCAAAGATAAACTGCCAGGACTGCAGCCGAATTGGCGCGCAAACTACGAACTCGATATGCTGAACGAAAAGGCTTGCGATCAGCTGCTGATGTGTCGCTTTCTACGCTACGGCGCCGAATATGGTATGGATGCAGACGTACCGCCCGATTTTAGCTAA
- the LOC106619389 gene encoding inactive pancreatic lipase-related protein 1: MKCEISCLCVIVAAIFKVLLSAAKPRAGFPFDCIYVRDVCPNEHIKFWLYKNDTRETQLLDPLNLTTADFAPGWPLKILIHGFNGNQYASPNLESRSVLLHTQRVHVISVDYSRLVAFPCYYPWAVSNARVVARCLAQLTDNLIESGIYMDKDIHLIGFSLGAQIAGLAANSVKQPLRRITALDPAGPAFVTHNRSEKLDATDAEFVDVIHTDPFFYSSLDRSGHADFYPNLDKFFQPGCNIVQDGRLRNCNHFRAPLYYAESIGSDRGFWSYQCGEWLKFVMQQCREFADMPHTQMGYFVSRNASGSYFLQTEAFAPFAKGPIIDVEVNISKPAANNTN; the protein is encoded by the exons atgaagtGTGAAATTAGTTGTTTGTGCGTAATTGTCGCAGCCATAT TTAAAGTTCTACTGTCGGCCGCCAAGCCGCGTGCTGGCTTTCCCTTTGACTGTATTTATGTGCGTGATGTGTGCCCCAATGAGCATATAAAATTTTGGCTCTACAAAAA CGACACACGCGAAACACAGCTCTTAGATCCACTCAATCTCACAACGGCCGATTTCGCACCTGGCTGGCCTTTGAAAATTCTCATACATGGCTTCAACGGCAATCAGTATGCTTCGCCGAATCTCGAATCGCGTTCTGTACTTCTACACACCCAGCGTGTACATGTGATCTCAGTGGATTATAGTAGGCTGGTGGCATTTCCCTGCTACTATCCGTGGGCGGTGAGCAATGCGCGTGTCGTGGCACGCTGTTTAGCGCAGCTAACGgataatttaattgaaagtgGCATTTATATGGATAAAGATATACATTTGATTGGCTTCAGTTTGGGCGCTCAGATCGCCGGATTGGCGGCAAATAGTGTGAAGCAACCTTTGCGCCGCATAACAG CTTTGGATCCCGCTGGCCCTGCTTTCGTCACACATAATCGCAGCGAGAAGCTCGATGCCACCGATGCCGAGTTTGTCGATGTCATACACACAGATCCGTTCTTTTATTCGTCTTTAGATCGCAGTGGTCATGCCGATTTCTATCCAAATTTGGATAAGTTCTTTCAGCCTGGTTGTAATATTGTGCAGGATGGCC GCTTACGTAATTGCAATCACTTTCGTGCGCCACTTTACTATGCCGAATCGATTGGCAGTGATCGCGGTTTCTGGTCCTATCAGTGTGGTGAGTGGTTGAAATTTGTTATGCAGCAGTGTCGCGAATTTGCCGATATGCCACACACCCAAATGGGTTATTTCGTGTCGAGAAA cgCATCTGGCTCCTACTTTTTGCAAACTGAAGCGTTCGCGCCTTTCGCCAAGGGTCCTATTATCGATGTGGAAGTGAATATATCTAAACCAGCTGCAAATAATACAAACTGA